One region of Caldisericia bacterium genomic DNA includes:
- the rpmI gene encoding 50S ribosomal protein L35, with protein MAKLKLPKTAKKRFKITGSGKILRRRCGHSHHLEKKTSRKKVTQIRPREVSKDDVARVRRLIGLRLKRR; from the coding sequence GTGGCGAAGTTAAAACTACCAAAAACAGCAAAGAAGAGGTTTAAAATAACTGGATCTGGGAAGATCCTTAGAAGAAGGTGTGGTCATTCTCACCATCTTGAGAAAAAAACTTCAAGGAAGAAGGTTACTCAGATAAGGCCAAGAGAGGTATCCAAGGATGATGTGGCAAGGGTGAGAAGACTCATTGGTCTTAGATTGAAGAGGAGGTAA
- the infC gene encoding translation initiation factor IF-3, translating to MRVNERIRARTVRVIDPDGKQLGILPINEALRIAEERELDLVEVAPNASPPVCKIMDFGKYKYELKKKQKEAKKKQASFDVKTMELRPFIGEADLGFKLKKAKKWLEDGDKVKILMIFRGRELVHKSKGFDVVNRVIDELSELGIVERKPIFRGRKIEALMSPNRKKEGGKKSGEVKTTKNSKEEV from the coding sequence ATTAGAGTTAACGAACGCATAAGGGCGAGGACTGTAAGGGTTATTGATCCAGACGGTAAGCAGTTAGGTATTCTTCCCATTAATGAAGCTTTAAGAATCGCTGAAGAGAGGGAGCTTGATCTTGTAGAAGTTGCACCAAATGCATCACCACCAGTATGTAAGATAATGGATTTTGGAAAGTACAAGTACGAACTGAAGAAAAAACAGAAGGAGGCAAAGAAAAAACAGGCATCTTTTGATGTTAAAACAATGGAGTTGAGGCCATTTATAGGAGAAGCTGACCTTGGTTTCAAGTTAAAGAAGGCTAAAAAGTGGCTTGAGGATGGGGATAAGGTAAAGATCCTCATGATATTCAGGGGCAGGGAACTTGTCCACAAGAGTAAAGGGTTTGATGTTGTAAATAGGGTTATTGATGAGCTTTCAGAGCTTGGAATAGTGGAGAGGAAACCTATTTTTCGGGGTAGAAAGATAGAGGCTCTTATGAGCCCAAACAGGAAAAAGGAAGGAGGAAAGAAGAGTGGCGAAGTTAAAACTACCAAAAACAGCAAAGAAGAGGTTTAA
- the rplT gene encoding 50S ribosomal protein L20 translates to MARVKGGPTTRRRRKKILKMAKGFRGAASVRYRVAREQVEHALQYAYVGRRLKKREFRRLWITRISAALDGKGLSYSRFIYGLKKGGVSLNRKMLSEIAIHDKEAFDRLIGIAKENLS, encoded by the coding sequence ATGGCAAGGGTAAAAGGTGGTCCAACGACCAGAAGGAGAAGAAAAAAGATTTTAAAGATGGCAAAGGGTTTTAGAGGTGCAGCCTCTGTTAGATATAGAGTTGCAAGAGAACAGGTGGAACATGCTCTCCAATACGCATATGTTGGAAGAAGATTGAAAAAGAGAGAGTTTAGGAGACTGTGGATTACAAGAATAAGTGCTGCACTGGATGGAAAGGGTTTATCATACTCAAGGTTTATCTATGGTTTAAAGAAGGGTGGAGTATCTTTAAACAGAAAGATGCTCTCAGAGATTGCAATTCATGATAAGGAAGCCTTTGATAGGCTAATTGGGATTGCAAAGGAAAATTTAAGTTAA